A single genomic interval of Shewanella psychropiezotolerans harbors:
- the pssA gene encoding CDP-diacylglycerol--serine O-phosphatidyltransferase produces the protein MLDKLGGIPIQPDALQWLLTPKALKAELLTRIAAAVNSIYIAALYLEDDEAGREILAALMSAKDKNPELDIKVLVDFHRARRGLIGHKGDSGNYQMYRKVMQAAKHPIEILGVPVKSREFLGVLHLKGYIVDDAVIYSGASINDIYLHQGEKYRFDRYHVMESAELARSMRQMIQTYLVQDPAVCSLTQDKATESLPDKHDIRTLKSRLAKASYQYESTTIGNRVTPLVGLGRKKNKLNKIVVDMVAQSKDALFICTPYFNPPYILARALAKHLKDGKRIDIVVGDKTANDFYIPPEQDFSTIGALPYMYEQSLRKFAKRQQWAVENGQLNIHLWKDGINSYHLKGISADSKRHLLTGSNLNPRAWALDLENGLLLHDECGAWKDKFEQEQAHILQHTERLYHYSQIETLNKYPAPVRKIMTRIRRLKADFLLRRIL, from the coding sequence TTGCTTGATAAGCTTGGTGGAATACCAATCCAACCCGACGCATTACAATGGTTGCTTACGCCCAAAGCCTTAAAGGCTGAACTCTTAACGCGTATCGCCGCTGCGGTTAATTCAATCTATATCGCCGCCCTTTATCTCGAAGATGATGAGGCGGGCCGAGAGATCTTAGCGGCATTAATGTCAGCCAAAGACAAGAACCCTGAACTCGACATCAAGGTCTTAGTCGATTTCCATCGCGCCAGGCGAGGCCTGATAGGTCATAAGGGTGACAGTGGGAATTATCAGATGTATCGCAAGGTGATGCAGGCTGCTAAGCATCCAATCGAAATTTTAGGTGTACCGGTCAAATCTCGTGAGTTTTTGGGCGTACTGCATCTTAAAGGATATATTGTCGATGACGCCGTGATATACAGTGGTGCCAGCATCAATGATATCTACCTGCATCAAGGTGAAAAATACCGCTTCGATCGATATCATGTGATGGAATCGGCTGAACTGGCGCGATCCATGAGGCAGATGATTCAAACCTATTTGGTACAAGATCCCGCGGTTTGCTCACTGACTCAAGATAAAGCTACAGAATCTCTGCCTGATAAACACGATATCCGTACACTCAAGTCACGTTTAGCTAAGGCGAGCTATCAATATGAATCCACCACCATAGGCAATCGCGTCACGCCTTTAGTGGGTTTAGGCAGGAAGAAAAACAAGCTCAATAAGATAGTCGTCGATATGGTGGCGCAATCAAAAGATGCCTTGTTTATCTGTACTCCCTATTTTAACCCACCTTACATACTGGCACGTGCCTTAGCTAAGCATCTTAAAGACGGTAAGCGTATCGATATCGTAGTGGGGGATAAAACCGCCAATGATTTCTATATTCCGCCAGAGCAAGATTTCTCAACTATAGGAGCCTTGCCATACATGTATGAGCAGTCTCTTCGAAAATTCGCCAAGCGTCAGCAATGGGCGGTGGAGAATGGCCAACTCAATATTCATCTCTGGAAAGATGGCATAAATAGCTATCATCTCAAGGGGATCAGTGCCGACAGTAAACGTCATTTGCTCACCGGCAGTAACTTAAATCCTCGTGCATGGGCGCTGGATCTGGAGAATGGCTTATTGCTCCATGATGAGTGCGGTGCCTGGAAGGATAAGTTTGAACAGGAGCAGGCGCATATCCTGCAGCACACAGAGCGCTTGTATCATTACAGCCAGATAGAGACACTAAACAAGTATCCGGCTCCGGTGCGTAAGATAATGACTCGTATCAGGCGCCTAAAAGCAGACTTCCTGCTAAGACGTATTCTTTAG
- a CDS encoding J domain-containing protein, producing MKIAMTLTLAKKILKLPEGASNGDLRRCYIKAVNKYHPDKQGGCVKKFRIVKQAMEYFTNESALLSSRLVINKTLNQHSIEQYKLNIRT from the coding sequence ATGAAAATAGCAATGACATTAACGCTAGCGAAGAAAATTTTAAAACTCCCGGAAGGTGCTTCCAATGGTGATCTGCGTAGATGCTACATTAAGGCGGTCAATAAGTATCATCCGGATAAGCAGGGCGGATGTGTAAAAAAGTTTAGAATTGTTAAACAAGCTATGGAATATTTCACTAATGAGTCTGCCTTATTATCTAGTCGACTCGTCATCAACAAAACACTGAATCAACACTCTATAGAGCAATATAAATTGAATATTCGGACATAA
- a CDS encoding efflux RND transporter permease subunit, translating to MAQYFVNRPVFACVISIVIVLLGLIGMVNLPIDQYPYITPPQVKVSASYPGATSTTAAESVATPLEQELNGLPNMIYMSSKSTNSGSANVTITFDVGTNPDLAAVDVQNSTQQASGSLPIDVQTEGVTVSKEASVELLKLALTSSDERYDEIYLSNYGTINIESALKRIPGVGRVRNTGARSYSMRVWLKPDTMAGYGLTTADVISAIKAQNKESPVGTIGSQPNSDTLSMTLPITASGRMSSVPEFNEIIVRANNDGSLIRLRDIAQIELGSSAYTLQSQLNGANATILQVYLLPGSNALEVTKNVKKEMAKLAEKFPQGMNWEVFFDASVFIENSIDEVVKTLVEALILVILVVYLFLQNIRATLIPAIAVPVSLIGTMAAMLVFGFTINTVSLLALVLAIGIVVDDAIVVVENVERLMNENGLSPAEATRTAMKELSGALVATSLVLAAVFVPVSFLSGITGIMYREFAVAITVAVLISTVVALTLSPALCALLLKPGDKATSGFFKWINDRLDTSTSKYVALVALTTKHAKRSYLVFALMVGGVYLIMSNLPSSFMPNEDQGRFFIDMTLPDGATVNRSQAVLKKAEAKVLANPAVAYSFTLAGENRRSGSNQANGQFEIILKPWSERVEKDATVQKVMKEIQASLQGILEAEFNSYLPSAVPGLGNGAGVEMELQDTSGTNFRGLMETADELVEKLKLQPEIATAGLSLQSAIPQLHLTVDEAKAMAIGVNVADIYSTIKTFTDSSTVNDFNLFGRVYRVKVQAQESYRQFPEQIKDYYVRSATGAMVPIGVLAKYDYTVGPAAVTHYNLFSSASINATPAPGYASGDVIKAIERVAEPLLPKEFSYEWTGITYQEVQSANQTSIAVTLAMVFVFLFLAALYESWTIPIAVLLIAPIAMLGASLGTLVSGMESNLFFQVAFIALIGMAAKNSILIVEFANQLHKQGKSRLDAALEAANMRFRPILMTSMAFILGVLPLVLSVGPGAVSRQSISIPILCGMIFATTIGIVMVPLFFVTTAGWLKSKVKPTTDAEDSSDTGSNGSVEGSSHV from the coding sequence ATGGCTCAGTATTTCGTTAATCGTCCTGTCTTTGCCTGTGTTATCTCCATCGTTATCGTGCTGTTGGGCCTGATAGGCATGGTTAATCTGCCTATCGATCAATATCCCTATATTACTCCGCCTCAGGTCAAGGTTTCTGCATCATATCCGGGCGCGACGTCGACGACGGCGGCGGAGTCAGTGGCTACGCCCTTAGAGCAAGAGCTCAATGGCTTGCCTAATATGATCTACATGAGCTCCAAGAGTACTAATTCGGGTAGCGCTAATGTCACCATCACCTTCGATGTGGGCACCAACCCGGATCTCGCCGCGGTGGATGTGCAAAATTCGACCCAACAAGCCAGCGGCAGCTTGCCCATAGATGTACAAACCGAGGGAGTGACGGTATCGAAAGAAGCCTCGGTTGAGTTGCTCAAGCTGGCGTTGACCTCCAGCGATGAGCGCTATGATGAAATTTATCTGAGTAACTATGGCACCATCAACATCGAATCTGCGCTTAAACGCATTCCCGGCGTCGGGCGGGTGCGTAACACTGGCGCACGAAGCTATTCGATGCGAGTCTGGTTAAAGCCTGATACCATGGCGGGCTATGGCCTGACTACGGCGGATGTGATCAGTGCTATCAAGGCGCAGAACAAGGAGTCTCCTGTGGGCACTATCGGTTCTCAGCCCAACAGCGACACGCTCAGTATGACCTTGCCAATTACCGCCTCGGGCCGCATGAGCAGTGTGCCCGAATTTAATGAGATCATCGTTCGTGCCAATAATGACGGCTCCCTCATACGCCTCAGAGACATAGCTCAGATTGAGCTCGGTTCATCCGCTTATACATTGCAGTCTCAGCTCAATGGTGCCAACGCCACCATCTTACAGGTCTATCTGTTACCAGGATCTAATGCCTTAGAGGTGACCAAAAACGTCAAGAAGGAGATGGCTAAGCTAGCTGAAAAGTTTCCTCAAGGCATGAATTGGGAAGTCTTCTTCGATGCATCCGTGTTTATCGAGAATTCCATCGATGAGGTGGTTAAAACCTTAGTCGAAGCGCTTATTTTGGTCATCTTAGTCGTGTATCTGTTTCTGCAAAACATTCGCGCCACACTCATCCCTGCCATTGCTGTGCCAGTTTCCCTGATAGGCACAATGGCGGCCATGCTAGTGTTTGGCTTCACCATAAATACCGTGAGTCTGTTAGCCCTGGTGCTAGCTATCGGCATAGTGGTGGATGATGCCATCGTGGTGGTAGAAAATGTCGAGCGCTTGATGAATGAAAATGGCCTCAGTCCGGCCGAGGCTACCCGCACCGCCATGAAAGAGCTATCCGGGGCCCTGGTTGCCACAAGCTTGGTGCTCGCAGCCGTGTTTGTGCCTGTGTCATTCTTGTCTGGGATCACTGGCATCATGTACCGGGAGTTCGCGGTAGCCATCACAGTGGCTGTGCTTATCTCTACTGTGGTAGCCTTGACCCTGTCGCCAGCCTTATGTGCCTTATTGCTCAAACCCGGCGACAAAGCCACATCGGGTTTCTTTAAATGGATAAACGACAGACTCGATACCAGTACCAGTAAGTATGTCGCCTTAGTAGCCCTAACCACTAAGCATGCCAAGAGAAGTTACCTTGTGTTTGCCCTTATGGTGGGCGGTGTGTATTTGATCATGTCTAACTTGCCGTCCAGCTTTATGCCCAATGAAGATCAGGGTAGGTTCTTTATCGACATGACCTTGCCCGATGGCGCGACGGTAAACCGCTCACAAGCCGTGCTTAAAAAAGCCGAAGCTAAGGTATTAGCCAATCCCGCCGTGGCCTACTCATTTACCTTAGCCGGTGAAAACCGCCGCTCGGGTTCAAATCAGGCAAATGGTCAATTTGAAATAATCTTAAAGCCTTGGTCTGAGCGGGTAGAGAAAGATGCCACTGTGCAAAAGGTGATGAAAGAGATCCAAGCTTCGTTGCAGGGAATATTGGAGGCAGAATTTAACAGCTATTTACCCTCCGCCGTGCCGGGACTCGGCAACGGAGCAGGCGTTGAAATGGAGTTGCAGGATACCTCAGGCACTAACTTCAGGGGCCTGATGGAAACAGCCGATGAATTGGTCGAGAAGCTTAAGCTGCAGCCGGAAATTGCCACCGCGGGCTTATCTCTACAGAGCGCCATTCCTCAACTGCATTTGACGGTCGATGAAGCTAAGGCCATGGCCATCGGAGTCAATGTCGCCGATATCTATAGCACCATAAAGACCTTTACCGACTCATCCACGGTGAACGATTTTAACTTGTTCGGCCGTGTCTACCGGGTGAAGGTTCAGGCACAAGAGAGCTATCGTCAGTTTCCCGAGCAGATTAAAGATTACTATGTGCGCTCGGCAACCGGGGCCATGGTGCCTATAGGTGTACTCGCTAAGTATGATTACACGGTGGGACCCGCGGCGGTGACTCACTATAACCTGTTTTCCAGCGCCTCAATTAATGCTACACCTGCGCCGGGTTATGCCTCGGGTGATGTGATTAAGGCCATTGAGCGTGTGGCTGAGCCTTTGCTGCCTAAGGAGTTCAGTTATGAGTGGACCGGAATTACCTATCAAGAAGTGCAATCGGCCAACCAGACCAGTATTGCGGTCACCTTGGCCATGGTATTTGTCTTTTTGTTTCTCGCAGCCCTCTATGAAAGCTGGACTATTCCCATAGCCGTGTTGCTTATTGCGCCTATTGCCATGTTAGGTGCATCACTGGGCACCTTAGTGAGTGGCATGGAGAGTAACCTGTTTTTCCAGGTGGCCTTTATCGCGCTCATAGGGATGGCCGCCAAGAACTCCATCTTGATCGTAGAGTTTGCTAATCAGCTGCACAAACAGGGGAAGAGTAGACTCGATGCCGCTTTGGAAGCGGCCAATATGCGTTTCAGACCCATCTTGATGACCTCTATGGCCTTCATACTCGGTGTGCTGCCGCTGGTACTATCGGTTGGCCCAGGTGCTGTGAGCAGACAAAGTATCTCTATTCCTATTCTTTGCGGCATGATATTTGCGACAACAATAGGCATAGTCATGGTGCCACTGTTCTTCGTCACCACGGCGGGATGGCTTAAATCTAAGGTAAAACCAACAACAGACGCTGAGGACAGCTCAGATACCGGGTCTAATGGATCAGTGGAGGGGTCGAGCCATGTTTAA
- a CDS encoding tRNA-uridine aminocarboxypropyltransferase, translating into MNLKQHAIHKLYQYRKAISTRPYGARGKNLIRCELCLLAQTYCTCQSRRQLVSDNAFLLIMYDDEVLKPSNSGRLIADLIPDTYAYIWSRTQANRKMLALIQDPRYQPFVIFPGEYAYPDQTVVSELKPTGLDSAKKPLFIMLDGSWREAIKMFRKSPYLHDLPLLSFTPETLAKYGLRKGSRDFQLGTAEVAVLALAASGEKGNAEALSIWFELFIAASMFSRSRQSNKDLSPLNQLSEEFTQMVDVKPSR; encoded by the coding sequence ATGAATCTTAAGCAACACGCTATCCACAAGCTTTACCAATACCGTAAGGCGATCTCCACCCGGCCTTATGGAGCCAGGGGCAAGAACCTGATCAGATGTGAGCTGTGTTTACTGGCACAGACATATTGCACCTGTCAGAGTCGCCGCCAACTGGTGTCTGATAATGCATTTTTACTCATCATGTATGATGATGAGGTGCTAAAACCGAGTAATAGTGGTCGCCTCATCGCAGATCTGATCCCCGATACCTATGCCTATATCTGGTCCAGAACCCAGGCAAACCGAAAAATGTTGGCATTGATACAAGATCCTCGTTATCAGCCTTTCGTCATCTTTCCTGGTGAATATGCCTACCCAGATCAAACAGTGGTCAGTGAGCTTAAGCCCACAGGTTTAGATAGCGCTAAGAAACCACTGTTTATTATGCTAGACGGTAGCTGGCGCGAAGCGATTAAGATGTTTCGCAAGAGCCCTTACTTACATGATTTGCCATTGCTCTCTTTTACCCCTGAGACCCTTGCCAAGTACGGTTTGAGAAAGGGCAGCCGGGATTTTCAGCTTGGCACAGCCGAAGTGGCAGTATTGGCATTAGCGGCGTCGGGTGAGAAGGGTAATGCCGAGGCGCTGAGTATCTGGTTTGAGCTGTTTATCGCCGCTTCGATGTTTAGTCGAAGTCGTCAAAGCAATAAAGATCTCAGTCCCCTGAATCAACTCTCAGAAGAGTTTACGCAAATGGTTGACGTAAAACCTTCTCGGTAA
- a CDS encoding DUF1904 domain-containing protein, whose protein sequence is MPHIRMRGLPEDAVASLSRTLLAQLAELCRIDAQGFTLDWIPSTSYRDGKVDLSTTQVEVLWFPKDPDTHDKVEQAIRKAITSAYPELQHLAVMFSALDPSTYYRDGKHF, encoded by the coding sequence ATGCCTCATATTCGTATGCGCGGACTACCTGAAGACGCTGTAGCCAGCCTGAGCCGTACATTACTCGCACAATTAGCCGAGTTATGTCGGATCGATGCTCAAGGGTTTACCTTGGACTGGATACCAAGTACAAGTTACCGCGATGGCAAAGTCGATCTGAGTACGACACAAGTTGAAGTACTCTGGTTCCCTAAAGATCCCGATACCCACGATAAAGTAGAGCAAGCGATCCGTAAAGCCATCACATCGGCTTATCCGGAGTTGCAGCATCTGGCTGTAATGTTTAGCGCATTAGACCCGAGCACCTACTACCGTGACGGAAAGCATTTTTAA
- a CDS encoding efflux RND transporter periplasmic adaptor subunit → MAQVFTRSALTLALLIGAATLIGCEKDVPPITPKLVVVEQVTTATVPLYGNYVGITQASLDVEVRARVDGFVEDKSFIEGSAVKEGTVLYRIDNRPYLAVVNRLNANVESQQSMLDKARRDVDRLKPLYEQDAASQLDFDNALSVLSQSRSSLAASKAELEEAELELSYTEIRSPISGLVSRSEVDIGALVGSSGQSLLTRVKRVDPIYVTFNMSALDYLNARRRMTSYSEQKEAEAEGKAVEGFVTITLPDNSEYRYLGDVRFTDPSVNPETGTFQVRAELPNPDKELLPGQYTNVRIKLNEVSNAIVIPQKATQVEQGGVYVMVVLPDHKVERRFIVIEHQGKMGVVVKSGLKAGELVIVEGMHRVRHGQLAEPLTAEQYLKQEDTKQKEQALKQQALEQEQK, encoded by the coding sequence ATGGCACAGGTTTTCACACGTTCAGCGCTCACCTTAGCGTTGCTCATAGGCGCTGCAACATTGATAGGTTGTGAGAAGGATGTGCCCCCAATTACCCCGAAATTAGTGGTCGTCGAGCAGGTCACTACGGCCACTGTGCCACTCTATGGAAATTATGTGGGGATCACTCAGGCTTCACTCGATGTAGAGGTGAGAGCGCGTGTTGATGGTTTTGTTGAAGATAAGAGTTTCATCGAAGGCAGCGCGGTGAAAGAAGGTACTGTGCTTTATCGGATCGATAATCGTCCTTATCTCGCCGTCGTGAACCGACTGAACGCCAATGTCGAGTCACAGCAATCTATGCTAGATAAGGCCAGACGTGATGTCGACAGATTAAAACCTCTCTACGAGCAAGATGCCGCCAGTCAGCTGGATTTCGACAATGCCTTGTCAGTCCTATCCCAATCAAGATCGAGTCTGGCTGCGAGCAAGGCGGAATTGGAAGAAGCTGAGTTAGAGTTAAGTTATACAGAAATACGCTCACCCATATCAGGGCTGGTCAGTCGCTCAGAAGTCGACATAGGTGCCCTGGTGGGGAGCAGTGGCCAGTCATTGTTGACCCGAGTGAAACGGGTAGACCCTATCTATGTGACATTTAACATGTCGGCGCTGGATTATCTCAATGCCAGGAGACGCATGACCAGCTATAGCGAACAAAAAGAGGCTGAGGCCGAAGGTAAAGCGGTCGAAGGCTTTGTGACCATCACCTTGCCCGATAACAGTGAGTATCGCTATCTTGGTGACGTACGTTTTACCGACCCATCGGTCAATCCAGAGACAGGGACATTCCAGGTACGAGCCGAGTTGCCCAATCCAGATAAAGAGCTGCTCCCGGGTCAATATACCAATGTACGTATCAAGCTCAATGAGGTGAGTAACGCCATCGTTATTCCGCAGAAAGCCACTCAAGTCGAGCAAGGCGGAGTCTATGTGATGGTGGTGCTACCCGATCATAAAGTGGAACGCCGTTTTATCGTGATTGAACATCAGGGGAAAATGGGTGTAGTGGTTAAGAGCGGCCTCAAGGCGGGAGAGCTGGTTATTGTCGAAGGCATGCACCGCGTTCGTCACGGACAATTGGCCGAGCCCTTAACCGCGGAGCAATATCTTAAGCAGGAAGACACTAAGCAGAAGGAGCAGGCACTCAAACAGCAGGCACTAGAGCAGGAGCAGAAATAA
- a CDS encoding efflux transporter outer membrane subunit: protein MFKHYLAANSFKRQGLACALSTGILLSGCAMGPDYQQPDLEIPGQYHDDLAQAPGPNIGMSPWREFYLDPDLQVLIEHALSKNLDLETVRSRLIAARSNITVTDAALYPALGINANSERSIDSSITNTNPSHENEFDLEGTVSWELDIWGANRRRSEAEYAHFLSAKESLNLAVISLISDVASRYYEWLDIEQRYQISLNTVELRKKERNLARLRKENGVISGLEVRQAEVEYQSARVTLPDLDFERQEKANQLRILLGEFSYPLAVKTETDIKTEGKLFPDQFAVGVPSQMLSQRPDVKSAEQALVAANANVGVAKAAFFPSFTIIGSYGTETDDLSSIFDSQGVTWSLLGGITAPIFNAGSISAQYDIAQEDSKQALLAYRSTVLRAYFEVNDAMNSFRRSELAIEAQQELVAASTEYNRLATLRYRNGVSSSLDLMDAQRSLFSAQLSLSLVKRDRLLSMITLYRALGGGLLAQEEKSKEGQAVVQDSTSKIAVSQGDNGEGTAEAVQELN, encoded by the coding sequence ATGTTTAAACACTACCTTGCAGCTAATTCTTTTAAACGACAGGGACTCGCTTGTGCGTTATCGACTGGCATATTGCTGTCAGGCTGTGCCATGGGACCAGATTATCAGCAGCCAGACCTTGAGATCCCCGGGCAATATCATGATGACCTGGCGCAAGCCCCTGGACCGAATATCGGTATGAGCCCTTGGCGTGAGTTTTATCTTGACCCGGACTTACAAGTATTGATTGAGCATGCGCTATCCAAGAACTTAGATCTGGAAACCGTACGTTCACGGCTCATCGCCGCACGCTCAAATATCACTGTAACGGATGCGGCGCTTTACCCTGCGTTGGGAATAAATGCCAATAGTGAGCGCTCTATCGACAGTAGTATCACCAACACTAATCCCAGTCATGAGAACGAATTTGATCTGGAGGGAACTGTTTCCTGGGAGCTGGATATCTGGGGCGCAAACCGGCGACGCAGCGAAGCTGAGTATGCTCACTTTCTCTCGGCGAAAGAGTCACTTAACCTGGCTGTGATCAGTCTCATCAGCGATGTGGCCAGTCGTTACTATGAGTGGCTGGATATCGAGCAAAGATATCAAATTTCATTGAACACAGTAGAGTTACGTAAAAAAGAGCGCAATCTGGCGCGTTTGCGTAAGGAAAACGGCGTTATTTCCGGACTGGAGGTGCGTCAAGCTGAGGTTGAGTATCAAAGTGCGAGAGTCACTCTGCCAGATTTGGACTTTGAGCGGCAGGAGAAAGCGAACCAACTGCGTATATTACTCGGCGAATTTAGTTATCCTTTAGCGGTCAAAACGGAAACTGACATTAAGACTGAAGGGAAATTGTTTCCTGATCAGTTTGCTGTCGGTGTGCCGTCGCAGATGTTATCTCAGCGTCCCGATGTCAAGTCGGCAGAGCAGGCCTTAGTGGCGGCGAATGCCAATGTAGGCGTCGCGAAAGCCGCCTTCTTCCCCTCATTCACCATAATAGGTAGCTATGGCACGGAAACCGATGACTTGAGCAGCATCTTCGACAGTCAAGGGGTGACTTGGTCTCTGCTTGGCGGGATCACCGCGCCAATCTTCAATGCAGGCAGCATATCTGCTCAATACGATATCGCACAAGAGGACTCTAAGCAGGCATTGCTGGCCTATCGCAGCACTGTGCTCAGAGCCTACTTTGAAGTTAATGATGCCATGAACAGCTTCAGACGTTCAGAGCTCGCCATCGAGGCGCAACAAGAGTTGGTTGCGGCATCGACTGAATATAATCGTCTGGCGACGCTCAGGTATCGAAATGGCGTCTCGAGCTCACTGGATCTTATGGATGCTCAGCGGAGCCTGTTTAGTGCTCAGCTCAGCCTAAGTCTGGTAAAGCGTGACAGGTTATTGTCTATGATCACTTTATACAGAGCACTCGGTGGAGGCCTGTTAGCTCAAGAAGAGAAGAGTAAGGAAGGGCAGGCCGTGGTGCAAGACTCCACTAGCAAGATCGCAGTATCACAAGGTGATAACGGCGAAGGTACTGCAGAGGCCGTTCAGGAACTGAACTAA
- the emrD gene encoding multidrug efflux MFS transporter EmrD — MTGPQSTPVSTGKNHGQETGFSSLIFLIVMMVACGQMAQTIFVPALPDITASFHASPGQLQAIMACYLLSYGLLQFIYGPASDRYGRKPVLIVGLSIFILGALLASFATNYQLLIAATLLQGAGTASAGALCRSIPRDHYFGEPLVRVNSYISMAVVFSPLIAPFVGSFMTHYFGWQSVYDLLAAFGILVLLLIMFKFKESLPITQRKPESVLASYRFVLSNRKFKSYLLCLVATFAGIAAFEAVAGIFYGQFLKLSPFWVSCYFVAPIPGYLAGAYYAAKIDNKHSVVYRSVALLGAGTLFILIPGLSNLVIGWSLLLGSILFFSGAGMLFPVLTSAALEPFPRHAGVAGALLGGLQNFGAGLAALLMSLVPMHGQLSVGVLCAIMVFLVMLALNYAKMGSDLGHNSAST, encoded by the coding sequence ATGACCGGCCCTCAGTCAACACCTGTTTCTACCGGAAAAAATCACGGTCAGGAAACGGGTTTCTCATCCCTAATTTTCCTAATCGTTATGATGGTCGCCTGCGGCCAGATGGCTCAGACCATCTTCGTTCCCGCGCTTCCAGACATAACGGCTAGCTTCCATGCATCACCGGGGCAACTTCAAGCCATCATGGCCTGTTATCTGCTGTCCTATGGCTTACTGCAATTTATCTATGGTCCCGCCTCCGACAGATACGGTCGCAAACCAGTATTAATCGTTGGCTTGAGTATTTTTATTCTCGGTGCCCTGCTCGCCAGCTTTGCCACCAACTACCAATTACTCATCGCGGCAACCTTACTGCAGGGAGCGGGGACCGCCAGTGCCGGAGCCTTGTGTCGCAGTATTCCGCGGGATCATTACTTCGGTGAGCCTCTGGTCAGAGTTAACAGTTATATCTCAATGGCCGTGGTATTTTCTCCCCTAATAGCCCCTTTTGTCGGCAGCTTTATGACCCATTATTTTGGTTGGCAATCGGTATACGATCTGCTCGCCGCATTCGGCATCCTGGTACTCCTGCTGATCATGTTCAAATTTAAGGAGTCGCTGCCCATCACACAGCGAAAGCCTGAGTCGGTGTTAGCCTCATACCGCTTCGTACTCTCCAATAGGAAGTTTAAGAGTTATCTGCTCTGCCTGGTTGCCACCTTCGCCGGCATTGCCGCTTTCGAGGCTGTTGCCGGTATCTTTTATGGTCAGTTTCTCAAATTGTCACCTTTCTGGGTCAGCTGCTATTTTGTGGCACCAATACCGGGTTACCTGGCAGGTGCATACTATGCAGCCAAAATAGATAACAAACACAGCGTCGTTTATCGAAGTGTGGCGCTTCTGGGGGCCGGTACTCTGTTTATCTTGATCCCTGGTCTGTCAAACTTAGTGATTGGCTGGAGCCTGCTCCTAGGTTCGATTCTCTTCTTTAGCGGTGCCGGCATGCTGTTTCCGGTGCTGACCTCGGCGGCACTGGAGCCATTTCCCCGCCATGCGGGTGTTGCAGGCGCCCTACTCGGTGGTCTGCAGAACTTCGGCGCGGGACTGGCAGCGCTCTTGATGTCACTGGTGCCCATGCACGGTCAACTCAGTGTCGGAGTCTTGTGCGCCATCATGGTCTTCTTAGTCATGCTGGCACTGAATTACGCCAAAATGGGTTCAGATTTGGGCCACAATTCTGCCAGTACTTGA